The Candidatus Methylomirabilota bacterium genome has a window encoding:
- a CDS encoding SDR family NAD(P)-dependent oxidoreductase: MAPTFTPAGRFAGKNVLITGGSGGIGKATAERIVAEGGRVLITGTNGEKLDAVKAKLPNVVTLVNDAGDPAAAERLGEVV; encoded by the coding sequence ATGGCGCCTACATTCACACCAGCCGGACGCTTTGCTGGCAAGAACGTTCTGATTACGGGCGGATCTGGTGGTATCGGCAAAGCGACGGCCGAGCGAATTGTTGCCGAAGGTGGACGCGTGCTGATTACCGGAACGAATGGCGAGAAGCTCGACGCCGTGAAAGCGAAGTTACCCAATGTTGTGACGCTCGTGAACGACGCCGGCGACCCGGCCGCCGCAGAGCGACTCGGTGAGGTCGTGA